TCTACTCCCTGGTCGGCGTCCTCGTCACACTGGGCACCTGGATCACCTCCAACCTCGGCGGCTTCTTCATCGGCCTCCTCCTCGGAGTCACCGGCTGCTGCCTGGCCTTCGGCTGGCTGCCGAACCAGCAGCCGCGGTACGGCATGCTGCGCCGCCGCCGCGACCGCCGGGCGGCGGCGTAACGTGGCGTGCTGCAGGGACGTGACGAAGGACGTCCACGTCCGAGTGCCAGGGAGGCGCCCCAGATGGGAAACCCGAGCCCCTTAACGAGCCCGAGCCCCATAGAGATAGACCCGACCGGCCGTGACATCCATGGCGAGGCCGCCCGGATCCGCGCGAGGGGACCGGTCACCCGCGTCACGCTGCCCGGCGGCGTGGAAGCCTGGGCGGTCAGCGACCCCGACCTGCTCAAACGGCTCCTCACCGACCCCAGGGTGTCCAAGGACCCGCGGCAGCACTGGCCGGCCTTCATCAACGGGGAGATCACCCCCGACTGGCCGCTGTTCACCTGGGTCGCCGTGCAGAACATGTTCACCGCGTACGGCGGCGACCACAGGCGGCTGCGCATCCTGGTCTCCAAGGCGTTCACCGCCCGCCGCACCGCCGCCCTCCAGCCGCGCATCGAGCAGATCACCAAGGATCTCCTCGACCGCGTCGGGGAGGCCGGGCGGCACGGGGCCACGGTCGACCTGCGGGAGGAGTACTGCTACCCGCTGCCGATCCAGGTGATCAGCGAGCTGTTCGGCCTGCCCGAGGAACGGGGCGTGGAGATGCGGCAGTTGGTGGACCGCCTCTTCAACACCTCGGCCGATCCGGGTGAGATGACCGCGGCCTTCGAGATGTTGCACGGCATCCTGACCGAACTCGTCGCCGTCAAGCGGGAGTCGCCGGGGGACGACCTGACCTCAAGTCTCCTCACGGCCCGCGACGACGAGGGCCGGACCCATCTGACCGAGCAGGAACTGATCGACACACTGGTGCTGATGGTCAGCGCCGGGCACGAGACCACGGTCAACCTCATCGACAACGCCGTCCACGCCCTCCTCACCCACCCCGAGCAGCTCGCGCACGTACGGGCGGGCCGCGCGTCGTGGGACGACGTGGTCGAGGAGTCGCTGCGTCAGGACGCACCCGTCGCCAGCCTGCCGCTGCGCTACGCCGTCGAGGACCTCGACCTCGGCGCCCTCGGCGGACCGGAGGGGCTGTCGATCACCAAGGGAGACGCCCTCCTGGCCGCCTACGCCGCCGCCGGGCGCGCCGCGGAACGGTACGGGCCTGACGCCGACCGCTTCGACGTCACCCGCGCCGACAAGGAGCACCTCGCCTTCGGCTACGGCGTGCACCGCTGCCTCGGCGCCCCGCTGGGCCGCCTGGAGGCAGGCATCGCCCTGCCGGCCCTCTTCGACCGCTTTCCCGATCTTCAGCTAGCGGTGCCGTCCGACGAGTTGGTCGCCGTGGACTCCTTCATCTCCAACGGCCACCGGTCCCTTCCCGTGCGCCTCTCCTGATCCACCACCGCGCCTGAGCGCCCGGCACGATCGTGCCGGGCGCTCAGGCGTGCCTGGAGCCGATTGAACGGCACCGGTGAACGGCACCGCTTGATACACCGCGCCGCTCACCGCCCCTCTCAACGAGCCTTCCACGGCGCCTGGTTGTGATCCGCCGTGCCCCCGCTGTGGGCAAGCTGTGAGTTCCCTGATTCTCATCCGTCGCTCAGTGAAGCCTCACCGTCGCCCCAGACGCGGCCCCGATCGTCACTGTCATGAGCGCGCCGGACCAGTACCCCTCAGGTGCCGACCGCCCGTAAGACCGCCGAGGTCCCGCCCACCCGGGCGCGAGCCGACGCGAACGCCTCTTCCCGCTCGGAATACCTGGAGTACGCGTCATGACGACCCTCGCGCCACCGCCCCGCACCGAGGGGGACCGGCATTCGCACCGGGCCGCCCCGCCCGCCGACGGAGGCCTCGCCTCCCGTGCCCGGCGGCTGTTCACCGGCGCTCCCGAGGACCCTCGCTGGGCCCGCCCCGCCCTGTGGGCGATCCTCGTCCTGGCCACGGCCCTGTACGCCTGGAACCTCTCCTCGATCACCGGCAACACCTTCTACAACGCGGCCGTCTACTCCGGCACCAAGAGCTGGAAGGCGTTCTTCTTCGGCGCCCTGGACTCCGGCAGCTTCATCACCGTCGACAAACCGCCGTTCGCGCTCTGGGTGATGGGCCTGTCGGCTCGCGTATTCGGTTACGGAGCCTGGCAGTTGACGCTGCCGATGGTCGCCGTGGGCGTCGGCTCCGTGGCTCTGCTGCACCGCCTGGTGAAGCGTGACTTCGGCCCGGTGGCGGCGACGATCGCCGCGCTCACCCTCACTCTGACCCCCATCACGGTCGCCATCACGCGCGACACCAACCCCGACCCGGTCCTCGTCCTCCTGATGCTGCTGGGCGCGACGGGCCTTCTGAAGGCCGTCCGGAACGGCCGTCTGATGCCGCTGCTCTGGTCGGCGATCGCGATCGGCTTCGCGTTCAACACCAAGATGATGCAGGCGTACGTCGTCCTGCCCGCGTTCTTCCTCGTCTACCTCTGGGCCGCGAACGCCCCGCTGGGCAGGCGGATCCGCAACCTCGCCCTCGCCACCGTCGCACTGGTCGTCTCCAGCGCCTGGTGGATGGTGATCGTCGACCTGATCCCCGCCTCCTCCCGCCCCTACATCGGCGGCTCGACCGACAACACGGTCTGGGACCTCGTCATCGGCTACAACGGCTTCGGCCGCATCTTCGGCGCCGAGTCGTCGGTGGGTTCGGCGGGCAACGGGGCGAGTTTCGGCGGCAGTTCGGGCATCTACCGGATGTTCAACGAGATCATGGGCGGCCAGATCTCCTGGCTCATCCCGTTCGCCGCCGTCGCCCTCGTCGGCGGACTGATCCTGCGCGGCCGGGCGCCTCGCACCGACGCCAGGCGCGCCGCGCTGCTGCTGTGGGGCGGCTGGTTCGTCCTGCACTACCTGACCTTCGCCCTCGCCGAAGGCACCTTCCACCCGTACTACGTCACCGCCATGGCCCCCGGCATCGCGGCCCTGGCCGGTGCGGGCGGCGTGGCCCTGTACAAGGCGTTCCGTGAGGGTTCGGCGGCCAAGTGGGGCTGGGTGCTGCCGACGGCAATCGCGGGCAGCGCGCTCTGGGCGGTCGTCCTGCTCCAGCGGGTCTCCGGCTCCGGAACCCTGTACACCGTCGCCGAGATCGTGGTCGGCGTCGCCGGCGCGGCCTCGGTGCTCGGACTCCTCATCGGCCGCTTCACCAAGCGGCAGCGACTGCTCGGCGTCGCCGCGCTGGCCGCAGTCGTCGCCCTCCTGGCCGGTCCCGCCGCGTACTCGGCCTCGGCGGCCACCGGAACGAGCAGCAACGGCACGAACCCGACGGCTGGTCCGAACACCGGGGGCGGCATGGGCGGCGGCGGCATGGGCGGCGGTACGGGCTCGGCACCCGGCGGCGCCAAGTCCGGTACGAAACCAAGCGGTTCGGCTCCGACGGGGAACCCGCCGTCGGACAGTAAGCAATCCAGCGGTACGGAGTCCGGCGGCGCCGAAAACTCCGGCAGCCGAACCGGCATGGGCGGTGACGGCGGCATGGGCGGCGGTGGCACCACAGTGACCTCCGACATGATCACGTACCTCAAGAAGCACCAGGACGGCGCCACCTGGCTGGTGGCGGTGGCTACCGACCAGACCGCGTCCTCGATCATCCTGGAGTCCGGTCAGCCGGTGATCTCCATGGGCGGCTGGTCCGGCAGCGACAACGCCATGACGCTCGCCAAGCTCAAGACCCTGGTCAAGTCCGGCAAGCTGCACTACATCATGGTCAGCACCGACGGCGGCCAGGGCACGAACTCCGACATCACCACCTGGGTCGAGAAGCACGGCACGGCCGTCAAGTCCTCGGCATACACGTCGAGTTCGACGACGTCGACCGCATCCTCCACGTCGGCCACGTCGGCCACGTCATCCACGTCGAGCAGCAGCGGTCTGTACCGCCTGGACGCCTCCGACGTCGACTGAGCCGCGCGTCAGCGCGCCATGAACCGACCCAGCTCCCGCACCCTGGCCCGCAGCGCCGCCGCCCATGCGTCCGCGTCGGGGGCCGGAGGTGCGGGCACCTGGACGTCCTTGCGCTCACGGCTCGTGGTGGGGTCGCTCGTCGGCCAGTCCAACTCGATGTCCGCCCGCTCCGCGAGGACCAGCACCGTGGCGACGAAACCCTCGGACAGGGCGGCCATGACGCCGTGGGTCGTGGCGCGATGCCATGTCAGGAGGGCGTTGGCGAAGGTCCGGAAGGTGGCGGCCTCGACGGCGGACTCGTCGTTCTCCATCGGGCCGACGCCGGACGGCAGCCCCAACTCGGCCTCGTAGACGGCTACTTGGTGCAGGAACAGCCGCGAGGCACCGTTGGACGGGTTCCAGAGAGTCCGGTCGCCGAGGTCGTAGTACTGGCTCATGGCTGAATGGTCCCACCGGTCACGGTGGGACCATTGCTCCTGAGGGGACCACCGGACCCGACAGAACCATCCTTCACGCAGCCCCCACCGGCACCGCGTCCGCCCCCGCCGCAGGAAACCCCGGCGTACGCAGCACCCCCCGCTCCGCGTCCACCGCGAACACCTCGCAGCCGGCCAGCTCGGCGGCCCACTCCACACCCTCCGGGCCCATCGCGAACGCCGCCGTCGCCGTGGAGTCCGCCTCCGTGAGGGTCGGGGCCACGACGGTGAGGCTGAGGAGGCCGGTTGCCGGGTGGCCGGTGCGGCCGTCGATGATGTGGTCGCCGCGTTCGTAGCGGGCGGACGTCGCGACCGCGCCGTCGGTGAGCTCCAG
Above is a genomic segment from Streptomyces sp. R21 containing:
- a CDS encoding cytochrome P450, with amino-acid sequence MGNPSPLTSPSPIEIDPTGRDIHGEAARIRARGPVTRVTLPGGVEAWAVSDPDLLKRLLTDPRVSKDPRQHWPAFINGEITPDWPLFTWVAVQNMFTAYGGDHRRLRILVSKAFTARRTAALQPRIEQITKDLLDRVGEAGRHGATVDLREEYCYPLPIQVISELFGLPEERGVEMRQLVDRLFNTSADPGEMTAAFEMLHGILTELVAVKRESPGDDLTSSLLTARDDEGRTHLTEQELIDTLVLMVSAGHETTVNLIDNAVHALLTHPEQLAHVRAGRASWDDVVEESLRQDAPVASLPLRYAVEDLDLGALGGPEGLSITKGDALLAAYAAAGRAAERYGPDADRFDVTRADKEHLAFGYGVHRCLGAPLGRLEAGIALPALFDRFPDLQLAVPSDELVAVDSFISNGHRSLPVRLS
- a CDS encoding ArnT family glycosyltransferase, which encodes MTTLAPPPRTEGDRHSHRAAPPADGGLASRARRLFTGAPEDPRWARPALWAILVLATALYAWNLSSITGNTFYNAAVYSGTKSWKAFFFGALDSGSFITVDKPPFALWVMGLSARVFGYGAWQLTLPMVAVGVGSVALLHRLVKRDFGPVAATIAALTLTLTPITVAITRDTNPDPVLVLLMLLGATGLLKAVRNGRLMPLLWSAIAIGFAFNTKMMQAYVVLPAFFLVYLWAANAPLGRRIRNLALATVALVVSSAWWMVIVDLIPASSRPYIGGSTDNTVWDLVIGYNGFGRIFGAESSVGSAGNGASFGGSSGIYRMFNEIMGGQISWLIPFAAVALVGGLILRGRAPRTDARRAALLLWGGWFVLHYLTFALAEGTFHPYYVTAMAPGIAALAGAGGVALYKAFREGSAAKWGWVLPTAIAGSALWAVVLLQRVSGSGTLYTVAEIVVGVAGAASVLGLLIGRFTKRQRLLGVAALAAVVALLAGPAAYSASAATGTSSNGTNPTAGPNTGGGMGGGGMGGGTGSAPGGAKSGTKPSGSAPTGNPPSDSKQSSGTESGGAENSGSRTGMGGDGGMGGGGTTVTSDMITYLKKHQDGATWLVAVATDQTASSIILESGQPVISMGGWSGSDNAMTLAKLKTLVKSGKLHYIMVSTDGGQGTNSDITTWVEKHGTAVKSSAYTSSSTTSTASSTSATSATSSTSSSSGLYRLDASDVD
- a CDS encoding DUF6086 family protein encodes the protein MSQYYDLGDRTLWNPSNGASRLFLHQVAVYEAELGLPSGVGPMENDESAVEAATFRTFANALLTWHRATTHGVMAALSEGFVATVLVLAERADIELDWPTSDPTTSRERKDVQVPAPPAPDADAWAAALRARVRELGRFMAR